From Periophthalmus magnuspinnatus isolate fPerMag1 chromosome 1, fPerMag1.2.pri, whole genome shotgun sequence:
TTAAGTATAAATTTAAGGTATTCATACTTCACTTATgtcaattttaaagtggatactttttactttttctacatttaagaacagatatctgtactttctactccactacatttttaactccactgaaaagtaaaagtaagaccTGCTGACAAGCctaaagggtttatttttaacacatttatagtttgaggaaaacaaaagtatgcaaatacaaaactgcaatttaatggtttctgttgaacaaaattcagcacaaatctttatcaaaatcaacacatttgaagccttataggACCTCAAAATCTCcctgaaatactttgactttttactctttaaagtacatttttaaaggggtactttaatactcttaagtaaattttttcatgtggtacttttacttgagtatttttttgatCCAGTATCTatacctttactcaagtacttcttccaccactggctaaataatataaacaaaaactaaatactcTGTGCTGAACGTTTATGATAACATATTTGCACATTATTAGTATTCTGCTGCACTCTAGTGGTTCTTTTACAAAATTGACTACTTTAGCGGCTCAGTCCAAGATATGCTAAGTACTGTATATCAAAATTATCAGAAGATGAAATAGGCTGGAATCCAgagtacacacttcttcaatatcTTTACGAAAATGTGATATCAGTATgtataaaataaaccaaaccaaacaaaaaaaacaacaacaaaaaaacaaaaaaacagagcgATCTCATTCTGAATTTGCCATGCAAGAACACAACAGTATGTAGTAGTAGAGAGATAGTTCAATTATCTATATACGgaaaatatgaagaaaattTAGCGTTAATTGACCAGACAGGTGGGAACTATTGTTCTAGGAACCAATCTCAACTCGAGAAACTTACGGACGTTACACAAATACCGGAAGTTTGTAGTCACTTGACAGGACatgaaaatgtttatatttttgtaatacaaATGCAcccattttttttccttatggATTCCTAACATCGAACTGCAATGGACCCACGAGAACCTTCACGACATCTCGtatgtatttactttattctgtctctcatatTTTCTGTAGCTCAGAAGTTGCTCGAGCTAAGTGGCTCACCAGGTTAGGTCTGCATATTTCACAATACAGAAAACAAATGTGTAAGAAATCTCAAATTTATGGCGCTTTGTCTGAATGGAATGAGTTCCTCTAGATTTTTCACGTTGTCATTGTGGTTTAAAAATTAAAGAAGTAAATCAAAAgtttcttttcacttttactttcacttttcgtACCTCTATTCTCTACAGTGTCTTTTAGATATTCTGGTGTTCGAAGTAGGAAAAGTTGCATTGCCCTAATTACAATCTCATGTTTCACAAATGTGATCATACATATGGACAATGCTGTTACATATATTATCATCCCTCTTCACTTTACTTACCAAAAAAAGACAAGTCATATGTTGGTGTTCTTGTCGCGTTATtaaaatatactgtgattttttttatccaattttttttttcctctcagaGTGCTCCTGAACTGGACTTGACTCGGAGCTTGGACGAGGACTCCATGGTGGATGGTCCTCTGATCTCGGCTGATGCCCTGCACTCAGCCATCAGGAGAGAGTTTCAGACACTGCCCACATACTGCCAGGCTCTTCTGCTTTCTGTTCTGCATGTAGGTTACCTTTTATAACATGGGGTTGACTGTATAATATTGATATTGATCTAGattttgtttaagttttttttttatttctaaaaacaaaaaaatacatgactTTCAGTATTGATTCCATGAACATAATAAGAAGCAGTGCCACACCTgtaaatgcacatttatttttattttattctatgtgtcctctgtaaattatttaaatttgcaaggagccatctgtacatcatggcaacggacaacagatgaaaactagcctcttggctaattctggcatgttaaacagctactgttggtcaacatgcactgtccgctataaataaataaataaataaatttaatgtAACAGTTTGCCCAATTTACTCCCCAAAgactgaactctgctccagtccACATGCTTTTGTTGACAAAGGGTTTTTAAAGACCATTGCATATCATTGACAATTAAATGTGACTGAATTTCAATCTCAACTAAAATTTGATGGATTTTCCAGCCTGTTAATTGTTTTTGGTCATTATCTATGAGTTTATAGTTATTTTTAAGaacatttatatatttcattCTGTGTCACATGGCGTTttctacacattttatttaattacacactgacacatgtagcagcagtagtacttttcctttttttgctCAGCCTGTTTTTAGGGCACGAGGGTGAAAGTTAGACCACTATAGGAAAACATTAATGATGCAAAAGCCCAGTATTCAGCTGTGGTAGTGCAGTCTCCAACCTTTTTCTCAGGTGAGCTATCTTTACAGAACAAAAATGCCAGAGAGCTACTAATTTTAGCTGTTGCAGGGAATTGAGTATATTTAAGAGCCACAGCAAGCCTTAGATGGGGTACATTTAGATGcttataaaaataaaccatcaaAATGATACATTTACAATGATAATTAATCAAATCTTAGTTATTCAGCACGATATGAATAGTTCAGAAATCACTTGGCGAGCTACTTGAGGTGGACAGCTACTGATATCGCCCGAGCTACAAGTTGAAATACTtgtaaaaacattctaaatTCTAAGTCTAGAATGAAGCTACAACAAAACCtccataatgtgttttttaaacaaattttgtTTTCTGTACTGATATTTTTTCAGGTGGTGTATGTCGTCTTGTCAGTTTTGGTGGCCGTAATGTGCATATTAAAACAAGGTGACGTAGAACAGTGCAACAGCATCTTACAGGCTGTTGGAGGAGACGGTGTTATCGTGTTTGGTAAAGTCTTTTTATGGGGATTTGTTCTGCTATTTACCATctgcaccaagtaccaccaccgGCAGGCCAGAAGCAGGGGCTACCTAAAATTCTACAGACACATGCAGGACGTGATCCACCTGCCTCTGGTTTTTCACTCTGGAGGTAATACTGTCTTTTCACCAGAAGGGAGCATCATTTGTAGTACTATaagacatttgattttatttatgtgattttgtttgtgtgttctttgtAGGCAATGCTTTGCTGCTGTGGATTCTGGCATCGAAAATACCAAAGGATCTGAGAACTTACCTTGTGCTTGCTGTACTGGCGGTGGAGCTGCTGGTGGCATTACcttgtttaatttattatacAGGTAAAATACTCTTCACAAACTTGATAGATAAAACCATCCATCAATACATCCTTAAACCCATGAGAACATGTATATGATAGACTTCGTCCACATGacattataatatttaaaacatacCATATTTTCTCTACTAATGGGCAACTCTGAGTTCTACAGGTTCACCTGTCTTGCTGTTAAAATTaagatgttttgacctggtttattgtaattactgggcctatgcacatgaaacaaaaactgtcacaaaGTTCAACAATTAACTAAGGTGAAATGTTCTTCTCATGAGTAAAATGTAGTGACATTATACAAACAAGCATCATTGTAAAACATAAACTGACATTAATGTGTAAGATAATTTATGTCAATTTTGTTTCCAAGAATTCGTAAAGTTATATAGGCTCCTGTCCTCCATTTGAAATTATTATATAGCTTTCTAGaaatcaattcattttttttacctCACACTCAGAATTCAATATGATGTAACAGAATCTGACTgaaattatttgtattaatgTTTATTACTTGACAAATCTTGACTAGTTGTAATCCATTATCCAGTGATTTACAGCACACCCTAAATAGTGAAGTGTTTAATACTCTGCCCCAAAGACAGACACACTAAAGATTTGATTTCCCAAGAGAGAGCTGAAAATCTCCACCCAAAAACTGTAACTGTGACCCCAACTGTAAACAGACAATTATGCCACAAGCTAGTATGTTGCAGCTTGTGATCCAGTGGTAGTTTAAACTTTTCATCTATCTTTCATTCTGTAGCCTATAATGGTTTTATTGTGAATTT
This genomic window contains:
- the tmem192 gene encoding transmembrane protein 192, producing MDPREPSRHLSAPELDLTRSLDEDSMVDGPLISADALHSAIRREFQTLPTYCQALLLSVLHVVYVVLSVLVAVMCILKQGDVEQCNSILQAVGGDGVIVFGKVFLWGFVLLFTICTKYHHRQARSRGYLKFYRHMQDVIHLPLVFHSGGNALLLWILASKIPKDLRTYLVLAVLAVELLVALPCLIYYTVKVVQYNTERAAPDVSQEEHSHNFSVTSVPIETGFREGSSLAEVVDKQADLIEYLKQHNTLLSRRLLNLTAQH